A stretch of Mucilaginibacter terrae DNA encodes these proteins:
- a CDS encoding M14 family metallopeptidase, producing MLVNVRGLPGGQSFKFLIVLLALTGLAACRTNKLNTTAAVLKVDSSKAKITWQQRREYIFNNRQLIFSNKFASARFSAITQQNDSTFKIDVLPENEPVNPSPWYAFKVWSAIGRNVYITLNYPTTKHRYNPKVSVNGKQWQDVLPVSIAKDERQASFKIKAGTDTLTVSAQEIISSADSYRWMDSIAESGNLNKQVTGHSLMGKPITMLTSKGSNGKKLVVVLSRQHPPEVTGYMAMQEFVRTVTANTTMAIKFREQYQLLLWPMLNPDGVDEGNWRHSAAGVDLNRDWENFVQPETKAVQQAVLNIVKQQNAKVYFTLDFHSTYYDIFYINQLQNPSASNLPGFTVEWLDAMKKSIPGFSPQIKPSGNGGNVSKSWFSRKLGAEALTYEVGDNTSRNLLKLKGRIAAEEMMKKLMADN from the coding sequence ATGTTAGTAAATGTTAGAGGGCTGCCCGGTGGGCAGTCCTTTAAGTTTTTGATAGTTTTACTGGCCCTTACAGGCTTAGCTGCTTGTCGCACCAACAAGTTAAATACAACAGCGGCGGTATTGAAAGTCGATTCATCAAAAGCAAAAATAACGTGGCAACAGCGTCGCGAATATATTTTTAATAACCGCCAGCTAATTTTTAGCAACAAGTTTGCATCGGCTCGTTTTAGTGCTATTACCCAGCAAAATGATAGCACTTTTAAAATTGATGTACTACCCGAAAACGAGCCGGTAAACCCAAGCCCGTGGTATGCATTTAAGGTATGGTCGGCCATTGGTCGGAATGTTTATATAACGCTTAACTATCCTACCACCAAGCATCGCTATAACCCTAAAGTGAGCGTTAATGGCAAACAGTGGCAGGATGTATTGCCCGTAAGTATTGCAAAAGATGAGCGGCAGGCATCGTTTAAAATAAAAGCGGGAACCGATACTTTGACTGTATCCGCTCAAGAAATCATCAGCTCGGCCGATAGTTACCGCTGGATGGATAGTATAGCCGAATCCGGTAATTTAAATAAACAGGTAACAGGGCATAGTTTAATGGGTAAGCCAATAACGATGTTAACCAGCAAGGGCAGTAATGGCAAAAAGCTGGTGGTGGTATTAAGCAGGCAGCATCCGCCCGAAGTTACTGGCTACATGGCCATGCAGGAGTTTGTGCGAACAGTAACCGCTAATACGACAATGGCAATAAAATTCAGAGAGCAGTACCAATTGTTGCTTTGGCCTATGCTAAACCCCGACGGAGTTGATGAGGGTAATTGGAGGCATAGCGCCGCAGGTGTTGACCTGAACCGCGATTGGGAAAACTTTGTACAGCCCGAAACTAAAGCGGTGCAACAGGCCGTATTAAATATAGTGAAACAGCAAAATGCCAAAGTTTACTTTACGCTCGATTTTCATTCAACTTACTACGATATATTTTACATTAACCAATTGCAAAATCCATCGGCCTCCAATTTACCAGGTTTTACGGTTGAATGGTTAGATGCTATGAAAAAGTCTATTCCGGGCTTTAGCCCTCAAATAAAACCATCGGGTAATGGTGGTAATGTATCAAAAAGTTGGTTCAGCCGGAAATTGGGTGCCGAAGCATTAACATACGAAGTAGGGGATAATACCTCACGTAACCTATTAAAGTTAAAAGGCCGGATAGCAGCAGAAGAAATGATGAAAAAACTAATGGCAGATAATTAA
- a CDS encoding RagB/SusD family nutrient uptake outer membrane protein, translating to MKHLKIFAALLISALLFSCSKEALNTNPTSGISDETAFASVDNAQKALNGIYRILYTQYTNQHRDGHGAIMINLDAMGEDYVRTNASYVYHYQSYRWLAHRNSADDNVNAFTYTFYYIVISNANQIIERIDGVEGEAATKAVIKGEALALRAWAHFQLVQLYGKRYDATTMPNSQLGIPIVITSSTEGQPRATVEAVYTQINKDLDEAISNLAATPASRTGSAKTHININVAKGFKARVALVMQNWPVAIKFAQEARAGIDNLMTNAQYTAGFTDINNTEWMWGIIQPADQVPTYGSFYAYMSANFNSAFTRVNPKLINSLLYAKIPTTDIRKKLWWDGTTADRANFPTIASQTKVIYMHRKYQVPDVATRAGDIPYMRIAEMYLIEAEAQARAGNSTAAAQALLPLAKNRDAAYVLSTKTGAALVDDIMVQRRVELWGEGFRFLDLKRTNADLDRRGTNHKLDVANIMYVPAGDPSWQWLIPQDEINSNPAIGPANQNP from the coding sequence ATGAAACATTTAAAAATATTTGCAGCACTCTTAATATCTGCACTTTTGTTTTCGTGCAGTAAGGAAGCTCTAAACACCAATCCAACGAGCGGAATATCCGACGAAACAGCTTTCGCTTCGGTAGACAATGCCCAAAAAGCCCTCAATGGTATTTACCGTATTTTGTATACGCAATACACCAACCAGCATCGCGATGGGCATGGTGCCATAATGATCAACCTCGATGCCATGGGCGAAGATTATGTGCGTACCAATGCCTCATATGTGTACCATTATCAATCATACCGCTGGTTGGCGCACCGCAACTCGGCCGATGATAATGTAAACGCCTTTACTTATACGTTTTACTATATCGTTATTTCAAACGCTAACCAAATTATCGAGCGTATTGATGGAGTAGAGGGTGAGGCGGCTACCAAAGCAGTTATAAAGGGCGAGGCGCTGGCGCTGCGCGCCTGGGCGCATTTTCAACTGGTGCAATTGTATGGTAAACGTTATGATGCAACCACCATGCCCAATAGCCAGCTTGGTATACCTATTGTAATTACCTCAAGTACCGAGGGGCAGCCGCGTGCTACTGTTGAAGCCGTTTACACTCAAATTAACAAAGATTTAGACGAGGCTATCAGCAACCTGGCGGCAACTCCGGCGTCGCGCACCGGCAGCGCCAAAACGCATATCAACATCAATGTGGCTAAAGGCTTTAAAGCCCGTGTTGCCTTGGTAATGCAAAACTGGCCGGTTGCTATTAAGTTTGCACAGGAAGCCCGCGCAGGTATTGATAACCTGATGACCAATGCCCAATACACAGCCGGCTTTACCGATATTAATAACACCGAGTGGATGTGGGGCATTATTCAACCTGCCGATCAAGTACCAACCTATGGCTCATTTTATGCTTACATGTCGGCTAACTTTAACTCGGCATTTACAAGAGTTAATCCTAAACTTATAAACTCGTTGCTTTACGCAAAAATACCTACAACCGATATTCGTAAAAAATTGTGGTGGGATGGCACAACGGCCGACAGGGCGAATTTTCCTACTATTGCCAGCCAAACTAAAGTGATCTATATGCACCGCAAATACCAGGTGCCTGATGTGGCCACCCGAGCCGGTGATATTCCGTACATGCGTATAGCCGAAATGTATCTTATTGAAGCCGAAGCGCAGGCACGTGCCGGAAACAGTACGGCTGCGGCTCAAGCACTATTGCCGCTGGCTAAAAACCGCGATGCAGCTTATGTATTATCAACCAAAACGGGAGCTGCCTTAGTTGATGATATTATGGTGCAAAGGCGTGTTGAGCTTTGGGGTGAAGGTTTTCGTTTCCTGGACTTAAAGCGCACCAATGCCGACTTAGATCGCAGGGGTACGAATCACAAGCTCGATGTAGCTAACATTATGTACGTGCCGGCCGGAGATCCGTCATGGCAATGGCTTATTCCGCAAGATGAAATTAACTCAAACCCGGCAATTGGTCCGGCTAATCAAAATCCATAA
- a CDS encoding flavin reductase family protein, with protein sequence MKIINHETIAELDKPYRTALMNSISGYKPLNLLGTISNEGKTNLCIVSSVFHLGSNPPLLGMVIRPLRPHNDSLNNIKTVKQYTLNNVCANHYRNAHQTSASYASGISEFDECGFDEFYHESFKPPFVAESTLKIGLDVVEIRPVELNDTTIVIGQIKLIIANESIILADGTVDHVTAGTVAGSGLDSYYQPEFIDKLTYAKPGNVPASINP encoded by the coding sequence ATGAAGATAATAAATCACGAAACTATTGCGGAACTGGATAAACCCTATCGCACCGCGTTAATGAACAGCATTAGCGGCTACAAGCCGTTAAACCTTTTAGGAACTATTAGTAATGAAGGCAAAACTAACCTGTGCATCGTAAGTTCAGTTTTTCACCTGGGTTCTAACCCGCCTTTACTGGGTATGGTAATCCGCCCGTTAAGACCGCATAACGACAGCTTAAATAATATTAAAACGGTAAAGCAGTATACACTTAATAATGTTTGTGCTAATCATTACCGTAATGCTCACCAAACCAGTGCAAGTTATGCTTCAGGCATTTCGGAGTTTGATGAATGTGGATTTGATGAATTTTATCACGAAAGTTTTAAACCCCCGTTCGTTGCCGAGTCGACACTGAAAATCGGGTTAGATGTCGTTGAAATCAGACCAGTGGAGTTGAATGATACCACAATTGTAATTGGTCAAATAAAACTTATTATTGCCAATGAAAGTATAATACTTGCCGATGGTACGGTAGACCATGTTACTGCAGGTACAGTGGCAGGGTCAGGATTAGACAGTTATTACCAACCTGAATTTATAGACAAACTAACTTATGCCAAACCCGGAAATGTTCCGGCCAGTATCAACCCATAA
- a CDS encoding mechanosensitive ion channel family protein, translating into MEIKEQQPTQEQRETIKKLHNDGVRKAKISAYIFGGVLCFCTTFVLRLKAFAFIGAYHDLLNNILLAGTFSFGILVLSRFVQSQIAKGSLEKGLLYNLVQFTRLVTFVIIIFIFISFLNANWYTAAVSLGLISLLLGFALQTPISSLIGWFYIVMRGPFKVGDRIQVGSFNGDVVEINFLDTTLWEFAGNLMTSDLPSGRLIRFPNSLVFQNQVYNYSWQKYPLVWNEISFYITYKSDLDWVERKVKAITMQQLDAETKAHVQDMRNEISATPVDDIDIEEFPFVNFRIHENNWVEVLLIYIVNPKHSSYMRSKIVKAVIAELLKEPEKVAFVSEGS; encoded by the coding sequence ATGGAAATTAAAGAACAACAACCTACGCAGGAGCAAAGGGAAACCATAAAGAAACTTCATAATGATGGGGTCAGAAAGGCAAAGATCAGTGCTTACATTTTTGGCGGCGTGTTATGCTTTTGCACAACTTTCGTTCTTCGTTTAAAAGCGTTTGCTTTTATAGGGGCGTATCATGACCTATTGAATAACATTTTATTAGCCGGAACTTTTAGTTTTGGTATTTTGGTGCTTTCTCGTTTTGTTCAAAGTCAAATTGCTAAGGGTTCTTTAGAGAAAGGGCTTTTATACAACCTTGTACAGTTCACACGCTTGGTTACGTTTGTCATCATTATATTTATCTTCATCTCATTTCTTAATGCCAATTGGTATACCGCCGCTGTTTCTTTAGGCTTAATTTCCCTATTACTGGGTTTTGCCTTACAAACACCTATTTCGTCTCTCATAGGTTGGTTTTATATCGTAATGCGCGGACCATTTAAGGTTGGCGACCGCATACAGGTAGGCAGTTTTAATGGTGACGTGGTGGAAATTAACTTTTTAGATACTACACTTTGGGAATTTGCCGGCAACCTCATGACCAGCGATCTCCCAAGTGGGCGCCTTATACGTTTTCCTAATAGTTTGGTATTTCAGAACCAGGTCTACAATTACTCCTGGCAAAAATACCCTCTGGTGTGGAATGAAATTTCTTTTTACATCACCTACAAAAGTGATTTGGATTGGGTAGAACGAAAAGTGAAAGCTATTACCATGCAACAGTTGGATGCCGAAACCAAGGCACATGTACAGGATATGCGTAACGAAATATCAGCAACCCCGGTAGATGATATTGATATTGAGGAGTTTCCGTTCGTGAATTTCAGAATACATGAAAATAATTGGGTAGAAGTATTGCTGATCTATATTGTTAACCCAAAGCACTCCTCATACATGCGGAGTAAAATTGTTAAAGCCGTAATAGCAGAGTTACTTAAAGAACCCGAAAAGGTAGCCTTTGTGAGCGAAGGAAGTTAA
- a CDS encoding FecR family protein has protein sequence MELNNERFNYLLNRYINKECSADEFAEFFTYIENPAYDELMQERMKESLKTLTPGADVHQVDWDSIYSNIINHDNGSSRIRRMFSRKLAAAAAVVILCTAGLSWWLVNRGQPVQHVAKVTKVKDVQPGTDKAVLQLADGRRIVLNNTGNGVLAKQGSTSVKQQNGGVLAYDAGNQEEGANPSLTNTLSVPAGGKYMIILPDESKVWLNSNSSLTYAAAFTGAKREVVLKGEAYFEIAKDARHPFIVKSGRSTVQVLGTHFNISAYPDESLSEVTLCEGSVRLSVGNQFALLKPGDQASFNRHDDMIALKEVDVEEAIDWKNGYFQFDNAGIEKVMNKIKRWYNIDVAFQGAKPDVKFTGMISRNNKLSKILNLLQSTGGVDFEITDNKVIVKNK, from the coding sequence ATGGAACTGAACAACGAAAGGTTTAATTACCTGCTTAACCGGTATATAAATAAAGAATGTTCTGCAGACGAGTTTGCAGAGTTTTTTACCTATATCGAAAATCCTGCTTACGATGAGTTGATGCAGGAACGCATGAAAGAAAGCCTTAAAACGCTTACGCCCGGTGCCGATGTTCACCAGGTTGACTGGGATAGTATTTATAGCAACATAATTAATCATGATAATGGCAGCAGCCGCATACGCCGCATGTTTAGCCGTAAATTGGCGGCAGCTGCGGCCGTAGTAATACTATGTACCGCAGGTTTGTCATGGTGGCTGGTTAATCGCGGGCAGCCTGTACAACATGTGGCTAAGGTTACTAAGGTAAAAGATGTGCAGCCCGGTACCGATAAGGCCGTACTGCAACTGGCCGATGGCAGGCGCATTGTTTTAAACAATACAGGCAATGGTGTACTGGCTAAACAAGGCAGTACCTCTGTAAAACAACAAAACGGAGGAGTGCTGGCTTACGATGCCGGCAACCAGGAAGAAGGTGCTAACCCTTCGCTCACAAATACGTTAAGCGTTCCTGCCGGGGGCAAGTATATGATTATTTTGCCCGATGAAAGCAAGGTTTGGCTTAATTCTAATTCGTCATTAACCTATGCGGCAGCTTTTACAGGTGCAAAGCGGGAGGTGGTTTTAAAGGGCGAAGCCTATTTTGAAATTGCTAAAGACGCCCGGCATCCGTTTATTGTAAAAAGCGGCCGTTCTACAGTGCAGGTATTAGGTACACATTTCAATATTTCGGCATACCCCGATGAAAGCCTGAGCGAGGTTACACTTTGCGAAGGATCGGTAAGGCTTAGCGTGGGCAACCAGTTTGCCTTGCTTAAACCCGGCGACCAGGCCTCATTTAACCGGCACGATGACATGATTGCGCTGAAAGAGGTAGACGTAGAGGAAGCGATTGACTGGAAAAACGGCTATTTCCAGTTTGATAATGCTGGTATTGAAAAGGTAATGAACAAAATAAAACGCTGGTATAATATCGATGTTGCTTTTCAGGGAGCAAAACCTGATGTGAAGTTTACCGGCATGATATCGCGTAACAATAAGCTTTCTAAAATTCTTAACCTCCTCCAGTCGACGGGAGGGGTTGATTTTGAGATAACAGATAATAAAGTGATTGTTAAAAATAAATAA
- a CDS encoding RNA polymerase sigma factor — MATYDLIGEKVLLEQIAKGSEIAFRRVFDLYKTKVYTFIVGFTHSRADAEEILQDTFLTLWQNRNTLTNIEHPRNYIYTVVRNKTFHYLKQVSKSEKMMREVWANLKQDCNSTDDIVHLRDSNRLIQEALGMLSEQKQRIFNMSRYQGLSHEQIAAQTGLSKSRVKNVIVEVLKFIKTYLEQCAGMLGIIAWFMEN; from the coding sequence ATGGCTACTTATGACCTGATAGGCGAAAAAGTATTACTCGAGCAGATAGCTAAGGGTAGCGAAATTGCGTTCAGGCGGGTTTTTGATCTTTATAAAACCAAAGTTTATACATTTATTGTTGGTTTTACTCATTCGAGGGCTGATGCTGAAGAAATTTTACAAGATACTTTTCTTACCCTTTGGCAAAACAGAAATACTCTTACCAACATTGAGCATCCGCGTAATTACATTTACACAGTGGTTCGCAATAAAACCTTCCATTATTTAAAGCAAGTTTCAAAAAGCGAAAAAATGATGCGCGAGGTGTGGGCAAATCTTAAACAAGACTGTAATTCAACCGACGATATTGTGCATCTGCGCGACAGTAATCGCCTTATTCAGGAAGCGCTGGGTATGCTGTCAGAACAAAAGCAACGTATATTTAATATGAGCCGTTACCAGGGGCTTAGTCATGAGCAAATAGCTGCGCAAACAGGTTTGTCAAAAAGCCGTGTTAAAAATGTTATAGTTGAAGTGCTCAAATTCATTAAAACTTACCTCGAACAATGCGCAGGTATGCTGGGCATTATTGCCTGGTTTATGGAGAATTAA
- a CDS encoding TonB-dependent receptor has protein sequence MARFITAIILVLTLQANAVTYAQKINITTQNATLKDVFKELRKQSGQDFIYNNEVLNRSKPVTINVHNETLEGTLKQIFSNQPLSYEISGQTIIVKVKQAVRNQPDRAITGSVTSSVDNEPLIGVSVSVKGQLTGVTTDITGHYSINLPGGSNVLVFKYIGFIAREIEVGDNSKLDIKMVPGNQQLEEVVVQAYGTTKRGALTNSVATINAKELEKRPITSLTTALAGAAPGIQTTTGSGQPGSGVGVSIRGFGSVNAGTEILYVVDGAPYGGVISNLNPNDIESISVLKDASASALYGSRAANGVVLITTKSGVKNKDVIEVKATGGITSRGLANYEKVDAFQYYPLIWESMRNQYVANGQALATANQSATDNVKSQLVYNPFNVPDNQIVRSDGTINPAASFLYPDDLSFRKAMQQTGVRQNYSLGLRGGAEKSSYYASVDYLNDKGYSKGSDYNRITGRAKIDLSPKKWLKAGVNMSGTIAKTLLANEDAGINENPFYVDLLMAPIYPVYKHDAQGNYVYDAAGEKEYDNGELRPIFQGRNILAETMLNQLYNKRNALGGRTYLEATLLRGLKATANLAVDVNNYEYLFYRNPDIGDGVSVNGRTSRTSSKTQTLTINQLLNYNRTFGKHSIDALLGHEYYFEKYTYLTARRDNQVVDGPVELDNYANPAVVDSYVTEDKIESFLSRFQYNYDNRYFLTGSVRSDGSSRFHPYSRWSTFWSLGAGWQLQNEAFMKRYQWLDLLKLRASYGEVGSNQIGLYPYQSFYNIGNNNNSEPGMTQSRTVGGGEDLQWEINQTYDVALEFGLFKNRINGTLEYFRRGSKELLFYVPLPLSSGRSSQPQNIGALYNNGFEIQLSGDPIRSKNFVWNVLVNWTKFKNNITRMPDNPPYIVDGTKRREAGYSIYDYWLRDWYGVDPATGVELYYADPAVTTDAAAFTNANGDRVTSNANSALYNYVGSAIPDFYGSLGNTFTYKSFSLNFLLMYQVGGKAFDRDYQSLMYNGSYGRALHVDALKRWQKPGDITDVPIRNTGTTMYDSDRWLIDASALSLRTASLTYTLPAKLATKIGASRAQCFFTGENLFILSKRKGLDPTQSFTGVSSYTYAPTRIVTLGVNIVL, from the coding sequence GTGGCCAGGTTTATTACAGCCATTATTTTAGTGCTCACGCTGCAGGCTAATGCAGTTACCTATGCACAAAAAATTAACATTACCACTCAAAACGCCACTCTTAAAGATGTTTTTAAGGAACTGCGTAAACAAAGCGGTCAGGATTTCATCTACAACAATGAGGTGCTCAACCGCTCTAAACCGGTTACCATCAACGTGCATAACGAAACGCTTGAAGGTACACTAAAACAGATTTTTTCAAACCAGCCGCTCAGTTACGAAATAAGCGGACAAACTATCATTGTTAAAGTAAAGCAAGCTGTACGTAACCAGCCCGATAGGGCAATTACAGGTAGTGTTACTTCATCAGTTGATAATGAGCCGCTTATTGGGGTGTCTGTTTCTGTAAAAGGCCAGTTAACAGGCGTTACCACCGATATTACCGGCCATTATTCTATTAATTTACCGGGTGGCAGCAACGTGTTGGTTTTTAAATATATTGGATTTATTGCCCGCGAAATTGAAGTTGGAGATAACAGTAAGCTGGATATAAAAATGGTACCCGGCAACCAGCAGTTAGAGGAGGTTGTAGTACAGGCTTATGGTACAACTAAGCGCGGTGCCCTTACCAACTCGGTTGCAACCATTAATGCTAAAGAATTAGAGAAACGCCCAATTACCAGTTTAACCACCGCTCTGGCAGGTGCGGCTCCGGGTATACAAACTACCACCGGAAGCGGCCAGCCTGGTTCGGGGGTAGGGGTTAGTATACGTGGTTTTGGTTCGGTAAATGCCGGTACCGAAATTTTGTACGTGGTTGATGGCGCGCCCTACGGCGGTGTGATAAGCAACCTTAACCCTAACGATATTGAAAGCATTTCGGTACTTAAGGATGCATCGGCGAGCGCGCTTTATGGTTCGCGGGCAGCTAATGGGGTGGTACTCATTACCACCAAATCCGGCGTTAAAAATAAGGATGTTATTGAAGTTAAGGCTACCGGTGGCATTACCTCTCGCGGTTTAGCCAACTATGAAAAGGTTGATGCCTTTCAATATTATCCGCTTATATGGGAGTCAATGCGTAACCAATACGTGGCAAATGGCCAGGCATTGGCAACGGCCAATCAATCGGCAACTGATAATGTAAAAAGCCAGTTGGTTTATAACCCGTTTAACGTGCCCGATAATCAAATTGTACGTAGCGATGGTACCATAAATCCGGCGGCCTCATTCCTATACCCCGATGATTTGAGCTTCAGGAAAGCCATGCAGCAAACCGGCGTTAGGCAAAACTACTCGCTGGGCCTACGCGGTGGTGCAGAAAAATCGAGCTATTATGCGTCTGTTGATTATCTTAATGATAAGGGTTACAGCAAAGGCAGCGATTACAATCGTATAACTGGCAGGGCTAAAATTGATTTGAGTCCCAAAAAATGGTTGAAGGCGGGTGTAAATATGTCGGGCACTATAGCTAAAACACTTTTGGCTAATGAGGATGCGGGCATCAACGAAAACCCTTTTTACGTTGATTTGCTGATGGCGCCTATTTACCCGGTTTATAAACACGATGCACAGGGTAATTATGTGTATGATGCCGCCGGCGAAAAAGAGTATGACAATGGTGAGTTACGTCCTATATTTCAGGGGCGCAACATATTGGCCGAAACTATGCTTAACCAGCTTTACAACAAGCGCAATGCGCTGGGCGGTCGTACTTATTTAGAAGCTACTTTGTTACGAGGCTTAAAAGCAACTGCCAACCTTGCGGTTGACGTTAATAATTACGAGTACCTGTTTTACCGTAACCCCGATATTGGCGATGGTGTTAGTGTAAACGGCCGTACCTCGCGTACAAGCAGCAAAACCCAAACGCTTACCATTAACCAGTTATTAAACTACAACCGCACGTTTGGCAAACATAGCATTGATGCGTTGTTAGGTCATGAGTATTACTTTGAAAAGTACACCTACCTTACTGCCCGCCGCGACAACCAGGTGGTTGACGGACCGGTTGAGTTAGACAATTATGCCAACCCGGCTGTGGTAGATTCGTACGTTACTGAAGACAAAATTGAGAGCTTTTTATCAAGGTTTCAGTACAATTATGATAACCGTTATTTCTTGACAGGTTCGGTCCGTTCTGACGGTTCATCAAGGTTTCACCCGTATTCGCGCTGGAGCACGTTTTGGTCTTTAGGGGCCGGTTGGCAATTGCAAAATGAGGCCTTCATGAAACGCTATCAATGGCTTGACTTACTTAAGTTGCGCGCATCATACGGTGAAGTAGGCTCAAATCAAATAGGTTTATATCCTTACCAATCCTTCTATAACATCGGTAACAATAACAACTCCGAGCCGGGCATGACGCAAAGCCGTACCGTAGGTGGCGGTGAGGATTTGCAGTGGGAAATTAACCAAACTTATGATGTGGCCTTAGAGTTTGGCTTATTTAAAAATCGCATTAATGGTACGTTGGAGTATTTCCGTCGTGGTTCAAAAGAATTGTTGTTTTACGTTCCGCTACCACTATCGAGCGGCCGTAGCAGCCAGCCCCAAAACATAGGTGCTTTATATAACAACGGTTTCGAGATACAATTAAGCGGAGACCCGATCCGCAGCAAAAACTTTGTTTGGAATGTATTGGTAAACTGGACTAAGTTTAAAAACAATATCACCAGAATGCCAGATAATCCTCCTTATATTGTTGATGGTACTAAGAGACGCGAGGCCGGATACTCTATTTACGATTACTGGCTACGCGATTGGTACGGTGTTGACCCTGCCACTGGTGTAGAGCTTTACTATGCCGACCCTGCTGTAACCACTGATGCGGCTGCCTTTACCAACGCTAATGGCGACAGGGTAACCAGTAACGCTAACTCGGCATTATATAACTATGTAGGTTCGGCCATACCTGATTTTTACGGTAGTTTAGGAAATACATTTACCTACAAAAGTTTTTCACTTAATTTTTTATTGATGTATCAGGTTGGCGGTAAGGCGTTTGATCGTGATTATCAATCATTAATGTACAATGGTTCATACGGTAGGGCATTACACGTTGATGCGCTCAAGCGCTGGCAAAAACCGGGCGATATTACCGATGTGCCTATCCGCAATACGGGTACAACCATGTATGATAGCGATCGCTGGTTAATTGATGCCTCGGCATTAAGCCTGCGTACAGCATCGCTTACCTATACGCTGCCTGCAAAACTGGCAACCAAAATAGGGGCGAGCCGCGCACAATGCTTCTTTACGGGCGAAAACCTCTTTATCCTGTCAAAGCGTAAAGGTTTAGATCCTACCCAATCGTTTACAGGCGTATCATCATACACCTACGCTCCAACCCGCATAGTAACATTAGGCGTTAATATAGTTTTATAA
- a CDS encoding SDR family NAD(P)-dependent oxidoreductase encodes MNFKGKNYLIAGAASAIGTILLKSLSAKGANIYAMSRQDSTEWPDDIHYMPADVSKPVDGLAAFLPQQLHGLVYCAGSINLKPFARLTDDDFMNDYLINTLGAIRVIRQALPKLKASGNASVVLISSVAAQTGMAYHTSISTAKGALEGFALALAAEVANQQIRVNVVAPSLTDTPLASALLSSDEKKEASNKRHPLGRYGQPGDISNAIEFLLSENSGWVTGQVLPVDGGMGKLKMF; translated from the coding sequence ATGAACTTTAAAGGTAAAAACTATCTGATAGCCGGCGCTGCTTCTGCTATTGGTACAATCCTATTAAAATCACTCAGCGCCAAAGGCGCTAACATTTATGCCATGTCCAGACAAGACTCAACGGAATGGCCTGATGATATACATTACATGCCAGCCGATGTATCTAAGCCTGTTGATGGTTTAGCAGCGTTTTTGCCTCAACAGTTGCACGGACTTGTTTACTGTGCAGGCAGCATCAATTTGAAGCCCTTTGCCCGGCTTACTGATGACGACTTTATGAACGATTACCTGATCAATACTTTAGGTGCCATCAGGGTAATTAGGCAGGCTTTGCCAAAGCTAAAAGCATCGGGTAATGCCTCGGTAGTACTTATCAGTTCGGTAGCTGCGCAAACGGGGATGGCTTACCATACCAGCATCAGTACTGCAAAAGGGGCACTGGAAGGTTTTGCACTTGCTTTAGCAGCCGAAGTAGCTAACCAGCAAATCAGGGTAAATGTGGTTGCCCCCTCCCTAACCGATACGCCATTAGCCTCTGCCCTGCTCAGTTCTGATGAAAAGAAAGAGGCATCTAATAAACGACATCCGCTGGGCCGTTACGGGCAGCCGGGAGATATCAGCAATGCCATTGAATTTTTGTTATCTGAAAACTCGGGCTGGGTTACAGGACAGGTTTTGCCGGTTGATGGTGGAATGGGTAAATTAAAAATGTTTTAA